In Oreochromis niloticus isolate F11D_XX linkage group LG18, O_niloticus_UMD_NMBU, whole genome shotgun sequence, one genomic interval encodes:
- the apol1 gene encoding apolipoprotein L1 — protein MEWWKNVEQWKDTLQHEDMTEKEEAKAFDLTADKLQKGIRVFNKLFTERAESLWQHVIDLNAIADGLDKFSKNTKIAQITGGSTSAIGGVTTVTGLALAPVTMGTSLIVTAVGLGIAAAGGLTSAGAGISNQVNNTMDRKKVEKIVQDYQEKMEDLNKCLTFIKQGIENLRRFDLIKMKNSAYNQDFPALISRFYEDGAMAGKAILVNANEIMRFVQIAHVAGSTAARAVQIASMATGVLTGLFVVMDIYFVSKDSKELKKGAKSEFAAKIREVAQQLHDGLVELNSIHQELQFNSPEKDSEKATEDLDSEKKEKEGKDLDSEKKDDDSSDDDVIDRIKKAIKKELENREYV, from the exons ATGGAATGGTGGAAAAATGTGGAAC aatGGAAAGACACACTTCAACATGAAgacatgactgaaaaagaagagGCCAA GGCGTTTGATTTGACCGCTGACAAGCTGCAGAAGGGCATCAGAGTCTTCAACAAACTGTTCACTGAGCGGGCAGAGAGCCTCTGGCAGCATGTCATCGACCTCAACGCCATCGCCGATGGGCTCGACAAGTTCAGCAAGAACACGAAGATCGCTCAAATCACAGGCGGCTCCACCAGCGCCATTGGGGGCGTCACCACTGTTACTGGCCTTGCACTGGCTCCAGTCACCATGGGAACTTCCTTGATTGTGACTGCAGTGGGACTGGGCATTGCCGCGGCAGGCGGTCTGACATCAGCAGGTGCCGGCATCTCCAACCAGGTCAACAACACCATGGACCGCAAGAAGGTGGAGAAGATCGTGCAGGACTACCAGGAGAAGATGGAAGACCTGAACAAGTGCCTGACGTTCATCAAACAGGGTATTGAGAACCTGCGCAGGTTTGACCTGATCAAGATGAAGAATAGTGCATACAATCAGGACTTCCCTGCACTTATTAGCAGATTCTATGAAGATGGCGCCATGGCAGGAAAGGCGATCCTCGTCAATGCCAATGAGATCATGCGTTTTGTCCAGATCGCCCATGTAGCAGGTAGCACCGCAGCCAGAGCAGTCCAGATTGCTAGTATGGCAACTGGTGTGCTCACCGGACTGTTTGTAGTTATGGATATCTACTTTGTGTCCAAAGACTCCAAAGAACTCAAGAAAGGGGCAAAATCAGAGTTTGCTGCCAAAATCAGGGAGGTGGCGCAACAGCTGCACGACGGTCTGGTGGAGCTGAACTCAATACACCAAGAGCTGCAGTTCAACTCACCAGAAAAAGACTCTGAGAAAGCCACAGAAGATCTGGACagtgaaaagaaagagaaggagggaAAAGATTTGGACAGTGAAAAGAAAGATGATGACAGCTCAGATGACGATGTAATCGACCGCATTAAAAAAGCCATCAAAAAGGAGCTTGAGAACCGAGAATATGTTTGA
- the LOC102077365 gene encoding uncharacterized protein LOC102077365, translating into MMVVGTGEGTLHFIHTQTGQEVKSLISSCDGISSCVFLKDGRLATTSFDGRIEVWDIENGCRTALIDGHTNTITGSDVTADKKHLATVSLDCMIKVWSSDKGTEVSSVLSRSPMNCVTFDPKGHLLAAGCWNGNVIMWNWLKNKKLTLNLWSGGLGRSVTAFKCDDWMQEPPLKKLKAVTSQPAALCVAVNGDYVAVGYHADGIKLFSLRSGEKLWASVDLDLSVPCMLWVILEAEQTDTDLLVSGGSDKCLRLWKRKQEEEGMMEVLEMVGMFGVQSGTIQALAQKGLQAGQCLREISWTSPLTSVCCLGQYVIASCAEGALHVWKWETNTEICHVSAHVTRIHHCSLLPNTDEGKKVKSEEMSVFTASDDGTVETLTASPPNWKGSATALCFCQNDDVLLAGYESGLLELWQNNSVVGHKQVLHDPITAVCSMPDNQIAVASVKLTTVWKLVWNKQHDTASLVKVATYKDSEPVVHLFYCTALFGVKYLMWHPRTVRATGTIKSTSNVFSMFFKKKSAIQHNNPLILDYILTQAVLASFLQLEPYKKQSRL; encoded by the exons ATGATGGTGGTTGGCACCGGAGAGGGAACTCTGCATTTCATCCACACGCAGACTGGACAG GAGGTGAAGTCTCTGATAAGCAGCTGTGACGGCATCTCGAGCTGTGTCTTCCTGAAGGACGGACGTCTTGCTACCACCTCATTTGATGGGCGAATAGAAGTGTGGGACATTGAAAATGGATGCAG GACTGCTCTTATTGATGGCCACACTAATACaataacaggaagtgatgtcactgcAGACAAGAAGCACCTTGCCACGGTTTCCCTCGACTGCATGATTAAA GTGTGGTCTTCTGATAAAGGTACTGAAGTGTCCTCCGTGCTCAGCAGAAGCCCTATGAactgtgtgacctttgaccctaaGGGTCACCTTCTGGCTGCTGGCTGTTGGAATGGAAATGTGATCATGTGGAACTGGCTCAAGAATAAAAAACTAACA cTCAACCTCTGGTCTGGAGGACTTGGACGTTCTGTCACTGCATTCAAATGCGATGAT tggaTGCAGGAACCTCCTCTGAAAAAGCTAAAGGCTGTAACGTCTCAGcctgctgctctgtgtgtggcTGTGAATGGAGACTATGTTGCTGTGGGATACCACGCTGATGGCATCAAACTTTTCAGCCTCAGATCAG GTGAGAAGCTTTGGGCCTCCGTGGACCTGGACTTGTCTGTACCGTGCATGCTGTGGGTCATTTTAGAAGCAGAGCAGACCGACACCGATCTGCTGGTGTCTGGAGGAAGTGACAAATGTCTGCGGCTGTGgaagagaaaacaagaagaGGAGGGAATGATGGAAGTCCTGGAAATGGTGGGAATGTTTGGTGTGCAATCGGGCACCATCCAGGCACTCGCACAAAAGGGCCTTCAGGCTGGGCAGTGTCTGAGGGAAATCTCCTGGACAAGTCCACTTACCTCTGTCTGCTGTCTG gGACAGTATGTGATAGCCAGCTGTGCAGAGGGGGCACTGCATGTCTGGAAGTGggaaacaaacactgaaatctGCCATGTTTCTGCTCACGTGACACGCATACACCACTGCTCTCTCCTCCCAAATACAG atgaggggaaaaaagtgaagTCAGAAGAAATGTCAGTTTTCACAGCGTCTGATGATGGCACAGTGGAAACCCTTACAG CAAGTCCTCCAAACTGGAAAGGCTCGGCCACAGCTCTGTGCTTCTGTCAGAATGATGACGTGCTCCTCGCCGGGTATGAATCTGGTTTGCTCGAGTTGTGGCAAAACAACTCAGTGGTTGGCCACAAGCAG gtatTGCACGACCCCATTACAGCAGTCTGTTCCATGCCTGATAATCAGATCGCTGTGGCGAGTGTGAAACTTACCACTGTTTGGAAGCTGGTGTGGAATAAACAACATGACACAGCAAG CTTGGTGAAGGTAGCCACCTACAAAGACAGTGAACCAGTGGTGCACCTCTTCTACTGCACTGCTTTATTTGGGGTGAAGTATTTGATGTGGCACCCAAGAACAGTGAGGGCAACTGGCACAATAAAGTCAACAAGTAATGtattttccatgttttttaaaaaaaaatcagccatTCAGCATAATAATCCTCTCATACTGGACTACATTCTAacacaagctgttttagcttcTTTCCTCCAACTTGAACCGTATAAAAAACAATCCCGTCTTTGA